The Henckelia pumila isolate YLH828 chromosome 2, ASM3356847v2, whole genome shotgun sequence genome includes a window with the following:
- the LOC140879240 gene encoding pumilio homolog 12-like: MLGKLIPKHAKIVGGSGAEKQISRIVFCLSYFTVPLAIGSHVVAECFRIFPVPAKETESMLNKIADYCSEIAVDENGSKLLQILLSEHYIIGSCVAEIAQTVISNYYYWSQDRFGSSVIQHLIGLEKPNLLQDLVHAIQGIFIDLCYNKYGRDVIKKLIGASKKKYASQIISEIINDRGLVAALVDPDGYSFLKSIKNYAKGTDLKILNVLIRQYAQPLKKQ, from the exons atGTTGGGAAAATTG ATCCCAAAACATGCAAAAATTGTTGGGGGTTCGGGGGCAGAAAAGCAAATCTCTCGAATTGTGTTCTGCCTCAGTTACTTCACAGTTCCACTCGCCATTGGTTCTCATGTTGTTGCCGAGTGCTTTAGAATTTTCCCCGTCCCAGCCAAAGAAACTGAG TCAATGCTCAATAAGATAGCTGACTATTGTTCGGAGATTGCTGTTGATGAGAACGGGTCCAAGCTCCTGCAAATCCTCCTATCAGAACACTATATAATTGGGAGCTGTGTTGCGGAGATTGCGCAAACAGTAATATCAAACTATTATTATTGGTCTCAAGATAGATTCGG GAGTTCTGTCATTCAACATCTAATAGGATTGGAGAAACCCAATCTGCTACAGGATTTAGTACATGCAATTCAAGGGATTTTTATTGACCTGTGCTATAACAAATATGGAAGAGATGTTATCAAAAAATTGATAGGTgcatccaaaaaaaaatatgcatCTCAAATCATCTCTGAGATAATCAACGATCGTGGGTTGGTGGCAGCCCTAGTAGATCCTGATGGCTACTCTTTTCTCAAATCCATAAAAAACTATGCTAAG GGAACTGATCTCAAGATTTTGAACGTTTTGATTCGCCAATACGCTCAACCGCTGAAGAAGCAATGA